A part of Candidatus Babeliaceae bacterium genomic DNA contains:
- a CDS encoding acylphosphatase, producing the protein MNKCVKIFVTAVIKDSFLHDFVQSNARKLSIEGSVVRPAPDKIKIVACGDKDNVDKFVDILHKEFIELGVQDIEVEPFLKDKDYRGVFRIIE; encoded by the coding sequence ATGAATAAGTGTGTTAAAATTTTTGTTACAGCAGTGATCAAGGATTCTTTTTTGCATGATTTTGTTCAAAGTAATGCGCGAAAATTATCGATAGAGGGCTCGGTGGTGAGGCCAGCTCCTGACAAAATTAAAATTGTCGCCTGTGGAGACAAAGATAATGTCGATAAATTTGTTGATATTTTGCATAAAGAATTTATCGAGCTAGGTGTTCAGGATATTGAAGTAGAGCCATTTCTTAAAGATAAAGACTATCGAGGTGTTTTTAGAATCATAGAGTAG